One stretch of Planococcus sp. PAMC 21323 DNA includes these proteins:
- the yidC gene encoding membrane protein insertase YidC → MKKKITLLMMMALAVVLLSGCSAVENKEGMFYTVFVKPFDVSLNYLGDLFGGSYGLAIVVITIIIRLVLMPFMLRTYKRQQGMKVKMDAMRPEMEGIQKRLKETKDKEEQMKLQQEMMGLYKKHEVNPLNMGCLPVVIQMPIIMGLYFAILHSPDVQAHEFLWFSLGSPDIIMTLIAGTVYFFQAKVSLWTMPEQQQKQMKLFIYISPIMIMFISFTSMAALPVYWTVGGILLIIQTFIGRKFYSNHPEKALESVEEKKE, encoded by the coding sequence TTGAAAAAGAAAATTACATTATTAATGATGATGGCATTAGCCGTTGTTTTGTTAAGTGGATGTTCGGCAGTAGAAAACAAAGAAGGTATGTTTTATACTGTTTTTGTCAAACCGTTCGATGTGTCATTGAATTATTTAGGTGACTTGTTTGGCGGAAGTTACGGATTAGCCATTGTGGTTATTACCATTATTATTCGTTTGGTATTAATGCCGTTTATGCTGCGTACATATAAACGTCAGCAAGGTATGAAAGTCAAAATGGATGCAATGCGTCCCGAAATGGAAGGCATTCAAAAACGTTTAAAAGAAACAAAAGACAAAGAAGAGCAAATGAAGTTGCAACAGGAAATGATGGGACTTTACAAAAAACATGAAGTAAACCCGCTGAATATGGGATGTTTGCCTGTCGTTATCCAAATGCCAATCATTATGGGTCTGTACTTTGCCATTCTTCATTCACCAGATGTTCAAGCGCATGAATTTTTATGGTTTAGTCTAGGTTCACCGGATATCATCATGACATTGATCGCCGGTACTGTTTACTTCTTCCAAGCAAAAGTATCATTATGGACGATGCCAGAACAGCAACAAAAGCAGATGAAATTGTTTATCTACATTTCACCAATCATGATTATGTTCATATCATTTACATCGATGGCGGCTTTACCCGTGTACTGGACAGTCGGAGGGATCCTTTTGATCATTCAAACCTTTATCGGTCGTAAATTCTATTCGAATCATCCAGAAAAAGCACTTGAATCAGTAGAAGAGAAAAAAGAATAA
- a CDS encoding HAD-IIB family hydrolase, whose protein sequence is MHGVTHLLATDLDGTLVGDPESLQELLHFYNRQLYNVSLVYITGRHYQSALSLINEEDLPIPDVLITDVGTAIYVGKSLEKDSVWSQHLEKLWMPEKIKAIARQIAGLVSQELPVTNRCSYYATDSTVVENFRIALDQAGVSYKLIYSGGRDVDVLPVNSGKGKALEYILNTHHLDNVKLLVAGDSGNDVEMLTMGFPSVIVGNAQPELLEQQSHPSIYRATKYYAGGIHEAWRHFYPD, encoded by the coding sequence ATGCACGGAGTAACACACTTATTAGCAACAGATCTGGACGGAACACTCGTAGGTGATCCAGAAAGTTTGCAGGAACTACTCCATTTTTATAACAGGCAACTGTACAATGTGTCTTTAGTTTATATTACAGGCAGACATTATCAATCTGCTTTATCGCTTATCAATGAAGAAGATTTACCGATTCCTGATGTACTGATTACAGACGTCGGAACCGCTATTTATGTAGGAAAATCATTAGAAAAAGATTCAGTATGGTCGCAGCATTTAGAAAAATTATGGATGCCCGAAAAAATAAAGGCCATTGCTCGTCAAATTGCCGGTTTGGTTTCTCAAGAACTCCCAGTTACAAACCGTTGCTCTTATTATGCGACTGACTCTACTGTTGTAGAGAATTTCCGTATAGCACTTGATCAAGCGGGAGTTTCGTACAAATTAATTTATAGTGGCGGACGTGACGTTGATGTTCTTCCAGTAAACAGCGGGAAGGGAAAGGCACTCGAATACATCTTAAATACGCATCACTTGGATAATGTTAAACTACTGGTAGCCGGAGATTCTGGCAATGATGTTGAAATGCTAACGATGGGCTTTCCTTCTGTTATCGTTGGAAATGCACAGCCTGAACTGCTTGAACAACAAAGTCACCCTTCCATTTATCGGGCTACGAAATATTATGCCGGTGGAATTCATGAAGCATGGCGTCATTTTTATCCGGATTGA
- a CDS encoding AraC family transcriptional regulator, with translation MNIITAPTIQETISKIFMNETENLNQIDGLDKFFEIETQLMYEIHHLEKERAKETLRELIDMLSLRSEKDIIRSIRNYFIILSSVMARKLYEMRVPPKKAFAFNSACVELVDKHMNDSEFMFVADELIEFFVSIISERKQPSFGHQTVNKVVIYINDEVERDLSVEEIAKHFNISTSHLSRIFREHAGITLVEYLNVRRVEESQYYLRHSDKGISEISKQFHFCNQSYFTRIFKKYTEVTPKQFRDSQHIPYFRYTLPNAK, from the coding sequence ATGAATATTATCACTGCACCAACTATTCAAGAAACCATTTCAAAAATATTTATGAACGAAACAGAAAATTTAAACCAAATTGATGGGTTGGATAAATTTTTTGAAATTGAAACACAGCTAATGTACGAGATTCATCATCTTGAAAAAGAGCGTGCGAAAGAGACATTAAGAGAATTAATCGATATGCTCTCCCTTCGCTCGGAAAAAGACATTATTCGATCTATTCGTAATTATTTCATCATCTTGTCTTCTGTCATGGCGCGAAAACTTTATGAAATGCGTGTTCCGCCAAAAAAAGCATTTGCTTTTAATTCTGCTTGTGTAGAGCTAGTAGATAAGCATATGAATGATTCAGAATTCATGTTTGTTGCAGACGAATTGATTGAGTTTTTTGTGTCGATCATATCTGAGCGGAAGCAACCTTCTTTTGGCCATCAAACCGTCAATAAAGTTGTTATTTATATCAATGACGAAGTTGAACGTGACCTTTCAGTTGAAGAAATTGCTAAGCATTTCAATATTTCCACAAGTCACTTGTCACGTATTTTCAGGGAACATGCGGGCATTACGCTTGTAGAATATTTGAACGTGCGCCGTGTAGAAGAGTCGCAATATTATCTTCGTCACTCGGATAAAGGTATTTCAGAAATTTCTAAGCAGTTCCATTTCTGCAATCAAAGTTATTTTACGCGAATCTTTAAAAAGTATACTGAAGTTACACCAAAGCAATTTAGGGACAGTCAGCACATTCCGTATTTCCGCTATACATTACCAAACGCTAAATAA
- the cls gene encoding cardiolipin synthase: protein MTVTVLSFLTAFIFILNVLLAAALVFLERRDASTTWAWLLVLFFIPIFGFFIYLFLGRRLRKKTLFKWEGKKRVGIESLIAHQMNELHDENFEFKDPDTKDYADLIYLHLRNNGALLTEDNSVQIFNDGREKFNSLLEDIEKATNHIHVQYYIFRLDELGTRIVDALTAKAKEGVRVRLLYDDMGSRRLRKRHFKELVAAGGEVETFFPSILPIINPRLNYRNHRKIVVIDGKVGYLGGFNVGNEYIGLSRKFGYWRDTHLRIEGSALNPLQTRFIRDWNQASARHDIEYDELFFPAKPTKGNTSMQIVSSGPDEDWEQIKDGYVKLINSAKEYVYVQTPYFIPDATFYDAIRIAALSGIDVRIMIPNKPDHPFVYWATYSYVGQMLRAGARVFTYENGFLHTKMIVTDNKASTVGTANIDVRSFKLNFEVNAFIYDQKISTDLAELFHQDMKLSTELTYEMYLHRTSWIKTKESIARLLAPIL, encoded by the coding sequence ATGACCGTTACTGTTCTCAGCTTTTTAACTGCATTTATTTTTATTTTGAACGTCCTTCTAGCTGCAGCGCTCGTATTTCTTGAAAGACGCGATGCTTCCACAACATGGGCATGGCTATTAGTCTTATTCTTCATCCCTATTTTCGGTTTCTTTATTTACTTGTTTTTGGGTAGAAGACTGCGCAAAAAGACGCTCTTCAAATGGGAAGGGAAAAAACGGGTTGGTATTGAGAGCTTGATTGCTCATCAGATGAACGAATTGCATGATGAGAACTTCGAATTTAAAGATCCAGATACAAAAGACTACGCCGATTTGATTTATCTTCACTTGCGGAATAACGGAGCTTTACTTACTGAAGATAACAGTGTTCAAATATTCAATGATGGACGCGAAAAATTCAATTCTCTATTAGAGGATATCGAAAAGGCAACCAACCATATTCACGTACAATACTATATTTTTCGTTTAGATGAACTGGGCACGCGTATTGTTGATGCGTTAACTGCTAAAGCTAAAGAAGGTGTCAGAGTACGTTTGCTGTATGATGATATGGGTTCTCGGCGTTTGAGAAAGCGTCATTTCAAAGAATTAGTGGCGGCTGGTGGCGAAGTAGAAACGTTCTTCCCATCTATTTTGCCTATAATTAATCCACGCTTAAACTACCGTAATCACCGTAAAATTGTTGTGATTGATGGAAAAGTCGGTTATCTCGGCGGCTTTAACGTAGGAAATGAATACATTGGATTAAGTCGCAAGTTTGGATATTGGAGAGATACCCATTTGCGCATCGAAGGTAGCGCACTTAATCCTTTACAGACGCGCTTTATCCGTGACTGGAATCAAGCATCTGCACGGCACGACATCGAGTACGATGAACTGTTCTTCCCTGCTAAACCCACTAAGGGGAACACTTCTATGCAAATTGTTTCTAGTGGTCCCGATGAAGATTGGGAACAGATTAAAGACGGATACGTTAAGCTTATAAACTCTGCAAAAGAATATGTTTATGTCCAAACTCCTTATTTCATACCGGATGCCACTTTTTATGATGCTATTCGTATTGCTGCATTATCTGGAATCGATGTTCGTATTATGATTCCAAATAAACCAGATCATCCGTTTGTTTACTGGGCTACCTACTCTTACGTTGGTCAAATGTTAAGAGCAGGCGCACGCGTCTTTACTTATGAAAATGGCTTTTTACACACTAAAATGATTGTAACGGACAATAAAGCATCTACTGTTGGTACCGCTAATATTGATGTAAGAAGCTTCAAATTAAACTTTGAAGTAAATGCGTTTATTTACGACCAAAAAATATCAACAGACCTCGCGGAACTTTTCCACCAAGATATGAAACTTTCAACTGAATTAACGTATGAAATGTACTTACACCGGACAAGTTGGATTAAGACAAAAGAATCCATCGCCCGCTTGTTGGCTCCAATTTTATAA
- a CDS encoding diacylglycerol/lipid kinase family protein: MKKAMFILNPSSGKEQASEYRGQVEETLTSMGYDVDTRETEKEKDATNFATEACEKEYDFIVAMGGDGTINEAVSGIAEQSHEPLFSLIPLGTVNDFARALGIPLDPPEAIEALKTAHEKRVDIAKVGEQYFMNILAIGDIAESTYDVDPEQKTKLGALAYFVEGIKAISSEAETHFEIEHDHGTWSGEAKLILVALTNSVGGFEKLAPEALTDDGLLHLYIVENAALPGFVRIATSVLRGKLKDDPAVEVIKTTKVSIKTNEPLSCNIDGDEGCTTPFEIHVLPRHIRAFIPTEKDE, from the coding sequence ATGAAAAAAGCCATGTTTATATTAAATCCATCCTCGGGAAAAGAACAAGCTTCTGAATACCGTGGGCAAGTAGAAGAAACACTTACCTCAATGGGGTACGATGTGGATACAAGAGAAACAGAAAAAGAAAAAGATGCTACAAATTTTGCAACAGAAGCATGTGAAAAAGAATATGACTTTATTGTAGCAATGGGTGGAGACGGTACAATTAATGAAGCTGTATCAGGAATAGCGGAACAGTCACATGAGCCTTTATTTTCATTAATTCCGCTTGGGACAGTTAATGATTTTGCACGAGCTTTAGGAATTCCGTTAGATCCACCAGAAGCCATCGAAGCACTTAAAACAGCTCATGAAAAACGTGTGGATATCGCTAAAGTTGGTGAACAATACTTTATGAACATCCTCGCAATTGGAGATATCGCTGAATCTACGTACGATGTAGATCCAGAGCAAAAAACCAAATTAGGAGCTTTGGCATACTTTGTTGAAGGGATAAAGGCGATTTCTTCTGAAGCTGAAACTCATTTTGAAATCGAGCATGACCATGGTACGTGGTCAGGTGAAGCAAAACTAATATTGGTCGCATTGACTAATTCGGTAGGTGGATTTGAAAAACTAGCACCTGAAGCTTTGACAGATGACGGGCTACTTCATCTATACATTGTAGAAAATGCTGCTTTACCTGGATTTGTCCGAATAGCAACTTCAGTTCTTAGAGGAAAATTGAAAGATGATCCAGCAGTTGAAGTTATCAAGACTACCAAAGTCTCAATAAAAACAAATGAACCTCTATCGTGCAATATTGACGGTGATGAAGGATGCACAACACCATTTGAGATTCATGTTTTGCCACGTCATATTCGTGCGTTCATTCCAACTGAAAAAGACGAATAG
- a CDS encoding MFS transporter, with the protein MRILIYIIIFFSFFDLFAQLPIISPYAVSLGSSPFIAGLAVGMYSLSNTFGNIISGIFSDRRGPFAILVIGLLSTSVTLFTYSLIDGPYSLLAVRFLHGLAAGLTVPAAFTYLANRTKSDKRGKESALSGAFIGLAAILGPAYGAVYTSRNSVPETMFITGILIFSIGIAAFLILRRTHIIKESTIKTPASLTDILKNTGLLRSFSGAFFLMFSQGVLAYMLPLKVEAIGLDSQLSGLLLSAFGISAILVFLLPVNRIFDIVKPIYTLIAGFSVMGISLFYLSAVSTEPLLYIGMCTYGIGFALLFPSINSILIDSTSTSSRGRSYGYFYAFFSAGVVVGSGITGALALNSNQGFMLSGSLLLFAAITNGLTSRK; encoded by the coding sequence TTGCGTATTCTCATCTATATTATAATCTTTTTTTCTTTCTTTGACTTGTTTGCTCAACTTCCAATTATAAGTCCTTACGCAGTATCTTTAGGTTCAAGTCCGTTTATCGCAGGATTAGCCGTAGGTATGTATTCGTTATCCAATACGTTTGGGAACATCATTTCTGGAATCTTCTCCGACCGAAGAGGTCCATTTGCCATTTTAGTTATCGGTTTATTATCTACAAGTGTAACTTTGTTTACTTACTCACTAATTGATGGACCTTATAGTTTATTGGCGGTGAGATTTCTTCATGGACTTGCAGCAGGATTAACTGTTCCTGCAGCTTTTACGTATTTAGCGAATCGAACGAAATCAGACAAACGAGGAAAAGAGTCTGCATTGTCCGGCGCTTTCATTGGTTTGGCAGCAATTCTTGGACCTGCTTATGGAGCCGTTTATACAAGTCGAAATAGTGTTCCAGAAACGATGTTTATAACTGGGATTTTGATTTTTTCTATTGGTATCGCTGCATTCTTAATTTTGCGTCGAACGCATATAATAAAAGAAAGTACGATTAAAACTCCCGCTTCTTTAACAGATATCTTGAAAAATACTGGTTTATTACGGTCCTTTTCAGGTGCATTTTTCTTGATGTTTTCTCAAGGAGTTTTAGCTTATATGCTCCCCCTTAAAGTTGAAGCAATTGGCTTAGATTCTCAACTCAGCGGCTTACTATTAAGCGCCTTTGGTATTTCGGCTATATTGGTATTCTTGCTTCCTGTCAATCGAATTTTTGACATTGTTAAACCGATATATACCTTAATCGCAGGCTTTTCTGTCATGGGTATTTCTTTATTTTATTTAAGTGCTGTGTCAACTGAACCTTTATTGTATATTGGCATGTGTACTTATGGAATAGGCTTTGCTTTATTATTTCCTTCAATCAACTCTATTTTGATCGATTCAACTAGCACTTCTTCGCGTGGTCGTTCTTACGGTTATTTTTACGCGTTTTTCTCCGCAGGTGTCGTTGTTGGTTCTGGTATTACTGGTGCTCTAGCATTGAACTCTAATCAAGGTTTTATGTTGAGTGGCTCTCTTTTGCTTTTTGCAGCCATTACAAACGGATTAACTTCCAGAAAATAA
- a CDS encoding squalene/phytoene synthase family protein, translating to MSKVSNLQKESLIMLKETSRTFFIPISFLEPTLKKTVGSAYLCMRAIDEIEDHPELEDQAKIKLLSTIQKMLETDFDEQAYLELVTPYKEFLPPVTMRLADWIHVCPEEIRGKVMESTAIMAGGMSKWVEKNWVIRTKEDLDEYTYYVAGLVGTMLSDIWYWHDGTVTDPDHAIAFGRGLQAVNMLRNYDEDFERGVTFVPEGWTREDLFDYAKNNLAKADLYIKPIKSKRILMFCKVPLALAHSTLKALKSGKEKMSRVEVEGIVEQLKKEERLS from the coding sequence ATGAGCAAAGTTTCGAATTTACAAAAAGAGTCCTTAATCATGCTAAAAGAAACTAGCCGGACCTTTTTCATCCCAATCAGCTTTTTAGAACCTACTTTAAAGAAAACTGTCGGTTCGGCTTACCTTTGTATGCGAGCGATCGATGAAATTGAAGATCATCCAGAACTAGAGGATCAAGCTAAAATTAAATTGCTAAGCACGATTCAAAAAATGCTTGAAACAGATTTTGATGAGCAGGCTTATTTAGAACTTGTTACACCTTATAAAGAATTTTTGCCACCTGTTACAATGCGCTTAGCGGATTGGATCCATGTTTGTCCTGAAGAAATTAGAGGGAAAGTAATGGAATCTACTGCTATTATGGCTGGTGGAATGTCCAAGTGGGTAGAAAAAAATTGGGTTATTCGAACAAAAGAAGATCTTGATGAGTATACCTATTACGTAGCTGGCCTTGTAGGTACAATGCTTTCAGACATTTGGTATTGGCACGACGGTACAGTTACAGATCCGGATCACGCCATCGCTTTTGGTCGTGGACTGCAAGCAGTCAATATGCTACGAAATTATGATGAAGATTTTGAGCGCGGTGTCACTTTCGTACCAGAAGGTTGGACACGTGAAGATTTGTTCGACTATGCGAAAAACAATTTAGCAAAAGCAGACCTTTATATAAAACCCATTAAAAGCAAACGGATTTTGATGTTCTGTAAAGTTCCATTGGCATTAGCTCATAGCACGCTCAAAGCCTTGAAGTCAGGTAAAGAAAAGATGAGTCGAGTAGAAGTTGAAGGCATAGTAGAACAATTAAAAAAAGAAGAACGTTTAAGTTAA
- a CDS encoding M15 family metallopeptidase produces the protein MKFLDHLKQKDKKFYIKWMVIGMTAIMAALAALWLYINDWDAKQSMTALIEAVTIEEPAMETPTEQITEVPESDKVTEEPKKEEPITEKPVEEKVTDATVYPENSLLPKEPFIIKGILLANKQHPLPDTYAPGEVPEARTAFEAMKADAVNDGINLQAFSTYRDFARQKQLYESYVAKDGQQAADRYSARPGYSEHQTGLSFDIGESGKEQHWASASFGDTEGGKWLAANAHKYGFILRYPEGKEKITGYMYESWHFRYVGKEVATQVYEKGITLEEYLGVN, from the coding sequence ATGAAGTTTTTAGACCACTTAAAACAAAAAGATAAAAAGTTTTATATAAAATGGATGGTGATTGGTATGACAGCAATTATGGCAGCGTTAGCAGCATTGTGGTTATATATTAACGACTGGGATGCTAAACAAAGCATGACCGCATTAATAGAGGCTGTGACAATTGAAGAGCCAGCCATGGAAACACCGACAGAGCAAATTACAGAGGTGCCTGAATCTGATAAAGTGACAGAAGAACCTAAAAAAGAAGAGCCGATAACAGAAAAACCGGTTGAAGAAAAAGTAACAGACGCTACTGTTTATCCAGAGAATAGTCTATTACCAAAAGAGCCTTTTATCATTAAGGGGATACTATTGGCAAATAAACAACATCCGCTACCAGACACATATGCACCTGGAGAAGTACCAGAAGCCCGTACAGCTTTTGAAGCGATGAAAGCTGATGCAGTAAATGATGGGATTAATTTGCAGGCATTTAGTACGTATCGTGATTTCGCACGACAAAAGCAGCTATACGAAAGTTACGTAGCGAAAGATGGCCAACAAGCAGCAGATCGTTATAGTGCGCGTCCAGGATACTCTGAGCATCAAACCGGTTTGTCATTTGATATTGGCGAATCAGGAAAAGAACAGCATTGGGCGTCTGCCTCTTTTGGCGATACTGAAGGCGGCAAGTGGTTAGCAGCTAACGCTCATAAATATGGTTTTATTCTTCGTTATCCTGAAGGAAAAGAAAAAATCACAGGTTATATGTATGAATCTTGGCATTTTCGGTATGTCGGAAAAGAAGTTGCTACGCAAGTTTATGAAAAAGGCATTACACTAGAAGAATATTTAGGAGTTAATTAA